One region of Roseovarius faecimaris genomic DNA includes:
- the adh gene encoding aldehyde dehydrogenase: protein MNEMTQIATGYTSPFKPRYDNFTGGQPVAPVNGRYFDNITPISGEKVCEVARSDAADIELALDAAHAAKDAWGKTSAAERSNILLKIADRIEENLELIATAETWDNGKPIRETMAADIPLSVDHFRYFAGVLRAQEGNMSEIDHDTVAYHFHEPLGVVGQIIPWNFSVLMAAWKLAPALAAGNCIVLKPAEQTPAAIMVLIETIADLLPAGVLNVVNGYGAEVGAPLASSPRIAKIAFTGSTETGRKIMQAATENLIPVTLELGGKSPNIFFSDVMAEDDAFLDKAVEGFVLFAFNQGEVCTCPSRALIQEDIYEEFITRAIARVEAITRGDPRDMNTMVGAQASREQQDKILSYLTIGVEEGAEVLTGGSAETIEGLENGFYIKPTILKGHNKMRVFQEEIFGPVVSVTTFKDEAEALAIANDTMYGLGAGVWSRDANRCYRFGRAIEAGRVWVNNYHAYPAHAAFGGYKQSGIGRETHKMMLDHYQQTKNILMSYNPNKLGFF, encoded by the coding sequence ATGAACGAAATGACCCAGATCGCGACCGGTTACACGTCGCCTTTCAAACCGCGCTACGACAATTTCACCGGCGGTCAGCCCGTGGCCCCCGTCAATGGACGGTATTTCGACAACATCACACCGATCAGCGGTGAAAAGGTTTGCGAAGTTGCCCGCTCGGACGCGGCCGATATCGAGTTGGCACTGGATGCCGCCCACGCCGCCAAGGACGCCTGGGGCAAGACCTCGGCTGCGGAACGCTCCAACATCCTGCTGAAGATCGCCGACCGGATCGAGGAAAACCTTGAACTGATCGCCACCGCCGAGACCTGGGACAACGGCAAACCCATCCGCGAAACGATGGCCGCCGATATCCCGCTTTCGGTCGACCATTTCAGGTATTTTGCCGGTGTCCTGCGCGCGCAGGAAGGCAATATGTCCGAGATCGACCATGACACGGTCGCCTATCACTTCCACGAGCCGCTTGGCGTCGTGGGCCAGATCATTCCGTGGAACTTCTCGGTTCTCATGGCCGCGTGGAAACTGGCCCCTGCCCTTGCCGCCGGCAACTGCATCGTGCTCAAACCTGCCGAGCAGACCCCGGCCGCGATCATGGTCCTGATCGAGACCATCGCCGATCTGCTCCCGGCTGGCGTGCTGAACGTGGTCAACGGATACGGTGCCGAGGTGGGCGCGCCTCTGGCCTCCAGCCCGCGCATCGCCAAGATCGCCTTTACCGGCTCCACCGAGACCGGCCGCAAGATCATGCAGGCTGCAACCGAGAACCTGATCCCCGTCACGCTGGAGCTGGGCGGCAAGTCCCCCAACATTTTCTTCAGCGACGTGATGGCCGAAGATGACGCCTTCCTCGACAAGGCGGTCGAGGGCTTCGTCCTCTTCGCCTTCAACCAGGGCGAGGTTTGCACCTGTCCGTCCCGTGCGCTGATCCAGGAGGACATCTATGAGGAGTTCATCACCCGCGCCATCGCCCGCGTCGAGGCGATCACACGGGGCGATCCGCGCGACATGAACACCATGGTCGGTGCGCAGGCCAGCCGCGAACAGCAGGACAAGATCCTGTCCTACCTGACCATCGGGGTGGAAGAAGGCGCCGAGGTCCTGACCGGCGGCAGTGCCGAGACAATCGAGGGTCTTGAGAACGGCTTTTACATCAAGCCGACCATCCTCAAGGGCCACAACAAGATGCGTGTCTTCCAGGAGGAAATCTTCGGGCCTGTCGTCTCTGTGACGACCTTCAAGGACGAGGCCGAGGCGCTCGCGATTGCCAATGACACGATGTACGGCCTCGGAGCGGGTGTGTGGTCTCGCGATGCGAACCGCTGCTACCGCTTTGGCCGCGCCATCGAGGCCGGGCGGGTTTGGGTCAACAACTACCACGCCTATCCTGCCCACGCAGCCTTCGGCGGCTACAAGCAGTCCGGCATCGGGCGCGAAACCCACAAGATGATGCTGGACCATTACCAGCAGACCAAGAACATCCTGATGAGCTACAACCCCAACAAGCTGGGGTTCTTCTAA
- a CDS encoding sulfotransferase domain-containing protein, with the protein MSNLQRIIWLASYPKSGNTWMRSLLAHYLMPPGKAPDINNLRAFTTGDTRQDIYNAAVGGPFRANSLQEWAQARAKVVRLIAGSKPNHHFVKTHCQPITLFDVELIPPQVTSAAIYILRNPFDLAPSFARHQSADVDTAIDRMLNPETIMGTESGIYDVLGRWDDHVHAWTSAPGLPLHVVRYEDLLEKPAKTMRKLLGDFLKVPMDSPKLAKAIKDTSFAAMKKQEEKHGFFEKPKGMTSFFAKGQAGVWREDLTPAQVGRLREGFLPALEKWYPELLDDTAAYAGGGS; encoded by the coding sequence ATGAGCAATTTACAACGCATCATCTGGCTCGCCTCTTATCCGAAATCCGGCAATACCTGGATGCGCAGCCTTTTGGCGCATTACCTGATGCCCCCTGGAAAAGCGCCTGATATCAACAATTTGCGCGCGTTCACGACGGGCGATACCCGGCAGGATATCTACAACGCCGCCGTCGGCGGGCCATTCAGGGCCAACAGCTTGCAGGAATGGGCGCAGGCGCGGGCCAAGGTGGTCCGGCTCATTGCCGGGTCGAAACCCAATCACCATTTCGTCAAAACGCACTGCCAGCCGATCACACTTTTCGATGTGGAGCTCATCCCGCCCCAGGTCACGTCGGCGGCGATCTATATCCTGCGCAATCCGTTTGACCTCGCGCCCAGTTTCGCGCGGCATCAATCTGCGGATGTGGATACCGCGATTGACCGGATGCTGAACCCTGAGACGATCATGGGAACGGAAAGCGGCATCTATGACGTGCTGGGCCGCTGGGACGATCACGTGCATGCCTGGACCAGCGCGCCGGGGCTTCCACTGCATGTGGTGCGCTACGAGGACCTTCTGGAAAAGCCAGCAAAAACAATGCGTAAGCTTCTGGGTGATTTCCTGAAAGTTCCGATGGACAGCCCCAAGCTTGCCAAGGCGATCAAGGATACCAGCTTTGCCGCGATGAAAAAGCAGGAAGAAAAGCACGGCTTTTTCGAGAAGCCGAAAGGCATGACCAGCTTCTTCGCGAAAGGGCAGGCGGGCGTCTGGCGCGAGGATCTGACGCCTGCGCAAGTGGGCCGTCTGCGCGAGGGCTTCCTGCCTGCGCTTGAGAAATGGTACCCTGAATTGCTCGATGACACCGCGGCCTATGCCGGGGGCGGCTCGTAA
- a CDS encoding 3-keto-5-aminohexanoate cleavage protein translates to MTKPCILCVAITGSVPTKADNPAVPITVTEQIESTHAAFEAGAAIAHCHVRNDDGTPSSDPDRFARLGEGIRMHCPGMIVQFSTGGRSGAGAARGGMLPLRPDMASLSVGSNNFPTRVYENPPDLIDWLASEMRTYEVTPEIEAFDLSHILQAIRLHGAGVLYGKLYIQFVMGVKNAMPADKDVFDFYVRIMRERAPHAEWCAAGIGPNQIVVNEWAIAAGGHTRTGLEDNVRLDKAHLAPSNAALVARAADLCAKYERPVATPAQARALLGLHPDG, encoded by the coding sequence ATGACCAAACCCTGCATCCTCTGTGTGGCCATCACCGGCTCTGTGCCCACCAAGGCCGATAATCCCGCCGTTCCGATCACTGTGACCGAGCAGATCGAGAGCACCCATGCCGCCTTTGAGGCCGGGGCCGCCATTGCGCATTGCCATGTGCGTAATGACGACGGCACGCCGTCTTCGGATCCCGATCGCTTTGCCCGGCTGGGCGAAGGGATCCGCATGCACTGCCCGGGCATGATCGTCCAGTTCTCGACCGGCGGGCGTTCAGGTGCCGGGGCCGCGCGGGGCGGGATGCTGCCGCTGCGGCCTGATATGGCCTCGCTGTCGGTGGGGTCCAACAACTTCCCCACCCGCGTTTACGAGAACCCGCCGGACCTGATCGACTGGCTGGCCTCGGAGATGCGTACATATGAAGTCACCCCCGAGATCGAGGCGTTCGATCTCAGCCATATCCTTCAGGCGATCCGTTTGCATGGGGCAGGGGTGCTTTATGGCAAACTCTATATCCAGTTCGTGATGGGCGTGAAAAACGCCATGCCCGCCGACAAGGACGTGTTTGACTTCTATGTTCGGATCATGCGCGAGCGCGCCCCGCATGCCGAATGGTGCGCCGCCGGGATCGGGCCGAACCAGATCGTCGTTAATGAATGGGCGATCGCCGCCGGCGGGCATACGCGTACCGGACTCGAAGACAATGTCCGCCTCGACAAGGCGCATCTGGCCCCCTCCAATGCGGCGCTTGTGGCCCGCGCGGCCGATCTCTGCGCCAAATATGAGCGGCCCGTCGCCACGCCAGCACAGGCCCGGGCCCTTCTCGGGCTGCATCCGGACGGCTGA
- the dusA gene encoding tRNA dihydrouridine(20/20a) synthase DusA, which yields MMDWTDRHCRYLHRLLTRQTLLYTEMVTAPALVRGGAVHLLEFSEAEHPVALQLGGSDPEELAQAARLGFEAGYDEINLNVGCPSDRVQSGTFGAVLMKEPGLVADCCAAMAEAVPIEVTVKCRIGVDDQTPEEVLPEFLAKVSAAGIDRFIIHARKAWLQGLSPKENREIPPLDYALVHQMKALFPGLHLSVNGGIDSLEQAADFLDRGLDGVMIGRAAYHQPADLLLEADARIFGGTSPLTAPEEAVHAMLPYIEAHLASGGRLHQISRHMLGLFAGRPGARGWRRVLSEGATKPGAGPELVLSALDQVGQVPASA from the coding sequence ATGATGGACTGGACGGACCGGCATTGCCGCTATCTGCATCGGCTGCTGACGCGCCAGACCCTGCTTTATACCGAGATGGTCACAGCACCTGCGCTGGTCCGGGGCGGGGCCGTGCATCTGCTGGAGTTTTCCGAGGCCGAGCACCCGGTCGCGCTCCAGCTCGGCGGTTCGGATCCCGAGGAACTGGCCCAGGCCGCGCGGCTCGGGTTTGAGGCGGGCTATGACGAGATCAACCTCAATGTCGGATGCCCCTCGGACCGGGTGCAATCGGGCACGTTCGGCGCGGTTCTGATGAAAGAGCCGGGCCTTGTGGCCGATTGCTGTGCCGCCATGGCCGAGGCGGTGCCGATCGAGGTGACGGTGAAATGCCGGATCGGGGTGGATGATCAGACGCCCGAAGAGGTGCTGCCCGAGTTTCTGGCCAAGGTTTCAGCCGCTGGTATCGACCGTTTCATCATCCATGCGCGCAAAGCCTGGCTTCAGGGGTTAAGCCCCAAGGAAAACAGGGAAATTCCACCGCTCGACTATGCGCTTGTCCACCAGATGAAGGCGCTGTTTCCGGGCTTGCACCTGTCGGTGAATGGCGGCATCGACAGCCTGGAACAGGCCGCGGATTTTCTCGATCGCGGTCTTGACGGGGTGATGATCGGGCGTGCGGCCTATCATCAACCGGCAGACCTTCTGCTGGAGGCCGATGCACGGATCTTCGGGGGGACATCGCCTCTCACCGCGCCGGAGGAGGCCGTCCACGCCATGCTGCCCTATATCGAGGCGCATCTGGCCTCGGGCGGGCGGCTGCACCAGATCAGCCGCCATATGCTTGGCCTCTTTGCGGGGCGCCCGGGCGCGCGCGGCTGGCGGCGTGTGCTGTCGGAGGGGGCCACGAAACCCGGGGCCGGACCCGAGCTGGTGCTGTCGGCCTTGGATCAGGTGGGGCAGGTACCGGCCAGTGCCTGA
- a CDS encoding porin — MKKQLLCTSAIALGVAAAAPASAQDWNLDWGGFMSQHVAFIDGDLKVGGATAPGFDWSGLELHQTAEIIFTPSITLDNGLTFGVNIQFEGQNGLNIDESYMSISSDTFGRLDIGAENSAGYKSMVGAPTVTSMWINSPSISTFIALSASGALPFAFRQAAISSYTEVAGNNDVRRISYYTPSFNGLTIGVSYARDGVTNAGNNYGLGLDTNGIFLSDVMDIGVNYSQSFGNADVNIGARYGTGSYAAGNPASDPETWGIGATVGFGGFTIGGSYAENDNGAANGVGDQEGWSFGMTYDAAGPWAFEALTYQGETTVAPGVTSDYTAYKVGASRDLGPGVDWDVYAVMAENGVSGTLEVEGFAVGTAINLSF, encoded by the coding sequence TTGAAAAAGCAACTTCTCTGCACCAGCGCTATCGCTCTCGGCGTCGCCGCTGCTGCGCCTGCTTCGGCTCAGGACTGGAACCTGGACTGGGGCGGCTTCATGAGCCAGCACGTCGCATTCATTGACGGCGACCTGAAAGTCGGCGGCGCGACCGCACCCGGCTTTGACTGGTCCGGTCTGGAACTGCACCAAACGGCTGAAATCATTTTCACCCCGTCGATCACGCTGGACAACGGCCTGACCTTTGGTGTGAACATCCAGTTCGAAGGCCAGAACGGCCTGAACATCGACGAATCGTATATGTCGATCTCGTCGGACACCTTCGGTCGTCTGGACATCGGTGCTGAAAACTCGGCTGGTTACAAGTCGATGGTTGGCGCACCGACCGTGACGTCGATGTGGATCAACTCGCCGTCGATCTCGACCTTCATCGCTCTGTCGGCTTCGGGCGCTCTGCCCTTCGCATTCCGTCAAGCCGCAATCTCGTCCTACACTGAGGTTGCCGGTAACAACGACGTGCGTCGTATCAGCTACTACACCCCGTCCTTCAATGGCCTGACCATCGGTGTTTCGTACGCCCGTGACGGTGTGACCAACGCTGGCAACAACTACGGCCTCGGCCTGGACACCAACGGCATCTTCCTGTCGGACGTGATGGACATCGGCGTCAACTACAGCCAGTCCTTCGGCAATGCTGACGTGAACATCGGTGCCCGCTACGGTACCGGTAGCTACGCAGCAGGCAACCCTGCCAGCGACCCGGAAACCTGGGGCATTGGCGCAACTGTTGGCTTCGGCGGCTTCACCATCGGTGGTTCGTATGCTGAAAACGACAACGGCGCTGCCAACGGTGTTGGCGACCAAGAAGGTTGGAGCTTCGGCATGACCTACGACGCCGCTGGTCCCTGGGCCTTCGAAGCGCTCACCTACCAAGGTGAGACGACTGTGGCTCCCGGCGTGACCTCCGATTACACCGCGTACAAAGTCGGCGCCAGCCGTGACCTCGGCCCGGGTGTTGATTGGGACGTGTATGCCGTTATGGCTGAAAACGGTGTGTCGGGTACGCTCGAAGTCGAAGGCTTCGCAGTTGGTACCGCGATCAACCTGAGCTTCTAA
- a CDS encoding sulfotransferase domain-containing protein yields the protein MKKSIIWLASYPKSGNTWMRIFLANYLMNTKEPMPINQVHRFGMGDTIAKTYHMVAGRQIDVNDPAQILTLRDKVLRGIVANNADVNFVKTHNIRRDAFGVQLIPEQYTRSSIYILRNPLDMVLSYARHHDLSVEQAVHAIGHSDNATSGDAMAVATFLGSWSEHVNSWTARASYPQLTIRYEDLLAEPEENFANVLNHIGIPVDEERLKRAIKHASFKEVKKQEKKHGFIEKSAAAESFFTSGKAGSWKSELAPELAEQIKKDHRATMKRYGYLDA from the coding sequence ATGAAGAAGAGCATCATCTGGCTGGCCTCCTATCCGAAGTCTGGCAACACCTGGATGCGGATTTTTCTGGCCAACTACCTTATGAACACCAAAGAGCCGATGCCGATCAATCAGGTGCATCGCTTCGGTATGGGCGATACGATTGCCAAGACCTATCACATGGTGGCCGGCCGCCAGATCGATGTGAACGATCCGGCCCAAATCCTCACCCTGCGCGACAAGGTGCTGCGCGGGATCGTCGCTAATAATGCCGACGTGAATTTCGTCAAAACCCACAATATCCGCCGCGACGCCTTTGGTGTGCAGTTGATCCCCGAGCAATACACCCGCTCGTCCATCTATATTCTGCGCAATCCGCTCGACATGGTGCTGTCCTATGCACGGCACCATGACCTGAGCGTCGAGCAGGCGGTTCATGCGATCGGCCATTCCGACAACGCCACCAGCGGGGATGCGATGGCAGTGGCAACCTTCCTTGGTTCGTGGTCCGAACATGTGAATTCCTGGACCGCGCGCGCCTCTTACCCGCAGCTTACCATCCGTTACGAGGATCTTCTGGCCGAACCGGAGGAGAATTTCGCAAATGTTCTCAACCACATCGGGATTCCGGTGGATGAGGAGCGCCTGAAACGGGCGATCAAGCACGCCAGTTTCAAGGAAGTGAAGAAGCAGGAGAAAAAGCACGGTTTCATCGAAAAATCCGCCGCGGCCGAAAGCTTCTTCACCTCAGGCAAGGCCGGATCATGGAAGTCCGAGCTTGCCCCCGAACTGGCGGAGCAGATCAAAAAAGACCACCGCGCCACGATGAAACGCTACGGATATCTCGACGCATGA
- a CDS encoding sulfite exporter TauE/SafE family protein, whose protein sequence is MPDTMLLIQMLILLMVIGGFAGVLAGLLGVGGGIVLVPAFFYAFQTLGYDGPQLMQVCLATSLATIIVTSVRSVLSHNKRGAVDWDILRAWAPGIAIGAVIGVSVASNLSSTALQAVFGILGIIVGLYMGLGRSEWRLGQAMPTGVTRIIMSPILGFMSVLMGIGGGSFGVPLMSLYNTPIHRAVATAAGFGVVIAVPSVIGFLFLTVDPATRPPLTFGAVNLVAFGVVIAMTLITAPWGVKLAHSMDPKPLKRVFAVFLTLVALNMLRKALGW, encoded by the coding sequence ATGCCCGACACGATGCTTCTGATCCAGATGCTGATCCTTCTCATGGTCATCGGCGGCTTTGCCGGGGTGCTGGCGGGCCTGTTGGGCGTGGGGGGAGGCATTGTACTGGTCCCTGCGTTTTTCTATGCGTTCCAGACACTTGGCTATGACGGTCCGCAGCTAATGCAAGTCTGTCTGGCCACCTCTCTGGCCACGATCATCGTCACCTCAGTGCGTTCGGTCCTGAGCCATAACAAACGCGGAGCAGTCGACTGGGACATTCTGCGCGCCTGGGCGCCCGGCATTGCCATCGGGGCCGTGATCGGCGTCAGTGTCGCCTCCAATCTCAGCTCCACCGCCCTGCAGGCCGTGTTTGGCATCCTGGGCATCATCGTCGGGCTTTACATGGGGCTGGGCCGGTCCGAGTGGCGGCTGGGTCAGGCCATGCCCACAGGTGTGACGCGCATCATCATGTCGCCCATCCTCGGTTTCATGTCCGTGCTGATGGGCATTGGCGGCGGCTCTTTCGGGGTGCCGCTGATGAGCCTTTACAACACCCCCATCCACCGCGCCGTGGCCACGGCGGCGGGCTTTGGCGTGGTCATCGCCGTGCCGTCGGTCATCGGCTTCCTGTTTCTGACGGTTGACCCGGCGACCCGCCCGCCGCTCACTTTCGGGGCGGTCAACCTGGTGGCGTTCGGCGTGGTCATCGCCATGACGCTGATCACCGCGCCCTGGGGGGTGAAGCTTGCGCATTCGATGGACCCCAAACCGCTCAAACGGGTTTTTGCCGTGTTCCTGACGCTGGTGGCGCTCAACATGCTGCGCAAGGCGCTGGGATGGTAG
- a CDS encoding GAF domain-containing protein, translating into MKNHADRVFESVRSSTAAARSAVAASWRRSFDRYGLDPSQRQEPRAVDESTLLRQKEAAGHLMHLAEPRLDELYGMIAHCGAAVFLTDRDGVVLSGRARPGDQGAFREWGLEAGRDWSEAAQGTNGIGTCLAERRALIIHRDEHFMAHNTGMSCIDAPVFGADGALVAALDVSSARADQTESLNQLIAAMVTRLSIQLETDLFRAEFSNRRILMTGEETSGAHLLAVDSDDIVVGASRAARQAFGIVREGAFDKRPLRDLTGEASVGLQGAERSAVLRAITRAGGNLSEAARELGIGRATLYRRMKRLGISER; encoded by the coding sequence ATCAAGAACCATGCCGATCGCGTTTTCGAGAGCGTGCGGAGCTCAACCGCTGCCGCCCGATCCGCGGTTGCGGCCTCGTGGCGGCGCAGTTTCGATCGGTACGGACTTGACCCGTCACAACGGCAAGAGCCGCGGGCGGTCGACGAGAGCACCCTTCTGCGGCAAAAGGAAGCCGCAGGCCACCTGATGCATCTGGCAGAGCCGCGTCTGGATGAACTATACGGCATGATCGCCCATTGCGGTGCGGCCGTCTTCCTGACGGACAGGGATGGGGTGGTGCTTTCGGGCCGCGCCCGCCCCGGTGATCAGGGCGCCTTCCGCGAGTGGGGGCTCGAAGCAGGCCGCGACTGGAGCGAGGCGGCGCAAGGCACGAACGGGATCGGCACTTGCCTTGCGGAACGACGGGCCCTCATCATCCACCGGGACGAGCACTTCATGGCGCATAACACGGGTATGAGCTGTATCGATGCGCCCGTCTTCGGGGCCGACGGTGCACTTGTGGCAGCATTGGACGTCTCGTCGGCACGGGCTGACCAGACCGAAAGCCTGAACCAGTTGATCGCCGCCATGGTCACCCGCCTCTCAATCCAGCTCGAAACTGACCTCTTCCGCGCGGAATTCAGCAATCGTCGTATTCTCATGACGGGCGAAGAGACCTCGGGGGCGCATCTTCTGGCCGTTGATTCCGATGACATCGTGGTTGGCGCCAGCCGCGCCGCACGGCAGGCCTTCGGGATTGTGCGGGAAGGCGCGTTCGACAAAAGACCGCTTCGCGATCTGACGGGCGAAGCGTCCGTAGGTCTGCAGGGCGCGGAACGCAGCGCGGTTCTTCGTGCCATCACGCGGGCTGGCGGCAACCTCTCCGAAGCGGCGCGAGAGTTGGGAATTGGCCGCGCCACGCTCTATCGCCGGATGAAACGGCTGGGGATCAGCGAAAGATAA
- a CDS encoding ADP-ribosylglycohydrolase family protein, producing the protein MQKPFTLDQARGMLIGLAVGDALGTTLELVPREAVRPIDDMVGGGPFGLRPGQWTDDTSMALCLAQMLRSANGWDADDAMRRFVNWRDFGYLSSTGVCFDIGNQTSAALDAYLQTGNPYSGPTENEKSGNGGIMRLAPVVLAYGANVQSAQSAAQLSSRLTHASPLCMRAAANLAQFLVTGDTGLLPRPEEPPEEASGYVVHTLHAAFWAMTQGDNFRDILLAAVNLGGDADTVGAVTGQIAGRIYGYEGIPENWRNLLHDHDKILTAADDLYALRPIDI; encoded by the coding sequence ATGCAGAAACCCTTCACCCTTGATCAGGCGCGCGGGATGCTCATCGGGCTTGCAGTGGGCGACGCGCTGGGCACGACGCTGGAGTTAGTCCCGCGTGAGGCGGTGCGCCCGATTGACGATATGGTCGGTGGCGGCCCCTTCGGGCTCAGACCCGGGCAATGGACCGATGACACCTCCATGGCGCTCTGCCTGGCGCAAATGCTGCGTTCGGCCAATGGCTGGGACGCCGATGATGCCATGCGCCGCTTCGTCAATTGGCGCGACTTCGGCTATCTCAGCTCGACGGGTGTCTGTTTCGATATCGGCAATCAGACGAGCGCGGCACTCGATGCCTATCTGCAAACCGGCAATCCCTATTCCGGCCCGACGGAGAACGAGAAGTCGGGCAATGGCGGGATCATGCGGCTGGCCCCCGTGGTGCTGGCCTATGGGGCGAATGTGCAATCGGCGCAATCGGCAGCGCAGCTCTCCAGCCGGCTGACCCATGCCAGCCCGCTCTGCATGCGGGCGGCGGCCAACCTGGCGCAGTTCCTTGTCACCGGCGACACTGGCCTGCTGCCCCGCCCGGAGGAGCCGCCCGAGGAGGCGTCAGGCTATGTGGTGCACACGCTGCACGCGGCCTTCTGGGCCATGACCCAGGGCGACAATTTCCGCGATATCCTGCTGGCGGCGGTCAATCTGGGCGGCGATGCCGATACGGTGGGCGCGGTCACCGGGCAGATCGCGGGGCGCATTTACGGCTATGAGGGCATTCCGGAAAACTGGCGGAACCTCTTGCATGATCACGATAAAATCCTGACCGCGGCGGATGACCTCTATGCGCTGCGGCCCATCGACATATGA
- a CDS encoding Coenzyme F420 hydrogenase/dehydrogenase, beta subunit C-terminal domain → MISEATPPVTLRAVVENGLCIGCGLCAALAPERWAMRMTDEGRLRPAPLTAENHDADAMILAACPGAVVEAEPRGTQSDPVWGSFTHMGEAWAGDADIRYRAATGGVLTALGVHLLRSGQARFILHCGADPERPMRSRWQISETPEQVLDRAGSRYGPSDTLAGIEAALARNEPFAVIAKPCDANALRARAKADPRLDRLMVAVLVMVCGGASDLGKSQAVLEELGLREEEVTLFRYRGHGNPGPTRIETRSGEAFEKTYLDMWADEAGWRIQSRCKICPDAIGEAADIAAADIWPGGAPMGEDEGFNGVITRSPAGQALLESAVAAGDLVLGRAHSPRDYDDFQPHQVAKKHSVAARLRGLASAGQPVFAHRGLRIDALDAGDAAQEEGTCARAKAGKFRETLPEAD, encoded by the coding sequence ATGATCAGCGAGGCCACTCCCCCTGTTACTCTTCGCGCGGTGGTCGAAAACGGGCTTTGTATCGGGTGCGGTCTCTGCGCGGCGCTGGCCCCCGAACGATGGGCGATGCGCATGACCGATGAGGGCCGTCTGCGCCCCGCGCCTCTCACAGCCGAGAACCACGACGCCGATGCCATGATCCTGGCGGCTTGTCCCGGCGCTGTGGTCGAAGCCGAGCCGCGCGGCACCCAAAGCGATCCGGTCTGGGGCAGCTTCACCCATATGGGCGAGGCCTGGGCAGGCGATGCCGATATCCGCTATCGCGCCGCGACGGGCGGGGTGCTGACGGCGTTGGGTGTGCATCTGCTGCGCTCCGGGCAAGCACGGTTCATCCTGCATTGCGGGGCCGATCCCGAGCGCCCCATGCGCAGCCGCTGGCAGATCAGTGAAACGCCCGAACAGGTTCTCGACCGGGCCGGGTCCCGGTATGGCCCGTCGGACACGCTGGCCGGGATCGAGGCGGCGCTGGCCCGGAATGAACCCTTTGCCGTGATCGCAAAACCCTGTGACGCCAATGCGTTACGCGCGCGGGCCAAGGCGGACCCGCGGCTTGACCGGCTCATGGTGGCGGTGCTGGTCATGGTCTGTGGTGGCGCGTCGGATCTGGGCAAATCGCAGGCCGTGCTAGAGGAGCTGGGGCTGCGCGAAGAGGAGGTGACCCTGTTCCGCTATCGCGGCCACGGCAATCCGGGGCCGACCCGGATCGAGACCCGATCGGGCGAGGCGTTCGAAAAGACCTATCTCGATATGTGGGCCGATGAGGCGGGCTGGCGCATCCAGAGCCGCTGCAAGATCTGCCCCGATGCGATTGGCGAGGCGGCGGATATCGCTGCGGCCGATATCTGGCCCGGCGGTGCACCCATGGGTGAGGATGAGGGCTTTAACGGTGTCATTACCCGCAGCCCGGCCGGTCAGGCGCTGCTGGAGAGCGCCGTGGCGGCGGGCGATCTGGTTCTGGGCCGCGCGCATTCGCCGCGTGATTATGACGATTTCCAGCCGCACCAGGTGGCCAAGAAGCATAGCGTGGCCGCGCGTCTGCGCGGGCTTGCGTCGGCGGGACAGCCTGTCTTTGCCCATCGCGGTCTGCGGATCGACGCATTGGATGCCGGCGATGCCGCGCAAGAGGAGGGCACCTGCGCACGGGCCAAGGCCGGCAAGTTCCGCGAGACCCTTCCGGAGGCCGATTGA
- a CDS encoding carboxymuconolactone decarboxylase family protein, with protein sequence MSLFDEDLFLKGLEQRKGTLGAEYVEKNLAAADDFTRPFQEAMTAWCWGFGWGDDVIEPKTRSMMNLAMLGALGKMHEWEIHCKGALTNGCSVEEIRAIVHVVAIYCGVPQGIECFRSARKVLEEAGQL encoded by the coding sequence ATGAGCCTCTTTGACGAAGACCTGTTTCTCAAGGGTCTGGAGCAGCGCAAGGGCACCCTGGGCGCGGAATATGTGGAAAAGAACCTGGCTGCAGCGGACGACTTCACCCGGCCCTTTCAGGAGGCGATGACCGCCTGGTGCTGGGGCTTTGGCTGGGGCGATGACGTGATCGAACCCAAGACCCGTTCGATGATGAACCTCGCCATGCTGGGCGCGCTGGGCAAGATGCATGAATGGGAGATCCACTGCAAAGGCGCGCTGACCAACGGGTGCAGCGTCGAGGAGATTCGCGCCATCGTGCATGTGGTGGCGATCTATTGCGGCGTGCCGCAGGGGATCGAATGTTTCCGCTCGGCCCGCAAGGTGCTGGAAGAGGCGGGGCAGTTGTAA